One genomic window of Deinococcus peraridilitoris DSM 19664 includes the following:
- a CDS encoding cysteine desulfurase-like protein: MNRTEIRAQFPSLANGRVYLDNAAGSLLPQHAIDGVTRHLIRYGAINSMIGHQPGREMLNIKHRAREGTALFFNAQPEDVVLGPSATALAFRMATAFTRLWGPGDEVIVSGLEHEANASPWRDLQRSGVSVNVWHARTPDLRLDLEDLKVLLSPRTRLVAVTTASNVLGSTVDIRAVTALAREVGAWTFADAVQSAPHEFPDVQSWGADFVTFSMYKVCGPHLGALWIRPELRAELPWPKLVFFPDADVHGLEHGTPQFELLAGWLGTLDYLRELGGASDLTREALNTAAKCIRELEEPVATHLLAGLVARPNVTVYGPQEMERRVGTVAFRVAGEAPEQTATRLSEQGIDLSAGHFYAVQPMTDLGLYPAGVARASIAHYTSMEDVERLLNALR, encoded by the coding sequence ATGAACCGCACCGAGATTCGCGCGCAGTTCCCCTCGCTGGCCAACGGCCGGGTCTACCTGGACAATGCGGCCGGCTCACTCCTGCCTCAGCACGCGATTGACGGCGTCACCCGACACCTGATCCGCTACGGCGCCATCAACAGCATGATCGGTCACCAGCCTGGCCGCGAGATGCTGAACATCAAGCACCGCGCGCGCGAGGGCACAGCGTTGTTCTTCAACGCTCAGCCTGAGGACGTGGTGCTGGGCCCCAGCGCCACGGCGCTGGCCTTCCGCATGGCGACTGCCTTCACGCGCCTGTGGGGACCGGGCGACGAGGTCATCGTGTCTGGGCTGGAGCACGAGGCGAACGCCAGCCCCTGGCGTGACCTGCAACGCTCCGGTGTGAGCGTGAACGTCTGGCATGCACGCACCCCGGACCTTCGTCTCGACCTGGAGGACCTCAAGGTGCTGCTCTCACCACGCACGCGGCTGGTGGCGGTCACCACGGCCAGCAACGTGCTCGGTAGCACCGTGGATATTCGCGCGGTCACGGCCCTGGCCCGCGAGGTGGGGGCATGGACGTTTGCGGACGCGGTGCAGAGCGCACCGCACGAGTTTCCGGACGTGCAGTCGTGGGGTGCTGATTTCGTGACGTTCAGCATGTACAAGGTGTGCGGACCACACCTGGGTGCGCTGTGGATCCGCCCTGAGTTACGCGCGGAGTTGCCCTGGCCGAAACTGGTGTTCTTCCCGGACGCCGATGTGCACGGCCTGGAGCACGGCACCCCCCAGTTCGAGTTGCTGGCGGGCTGGCTGGGCACCCTGGATTACCTGCGTGAGTTGGGTGGCGCGAGCGACCTGACCCGTGAGGCGTTGAATACAGCGGCCAAGTGCATCCGCGAGTTGGAAGAACCGGTGGCCACGCACCTGCTGGCTGGACTGGTGGCCCGACCGAACGTGACGGTATACGGCCCACAGGAGATGGAGCGCCGCGTTGGCACGGTCGCCTTCCGGGTGGCTGGCGAAGCGCCGGAACAGACGGCCACGCGCCTCAGCGAACAGGGCATCGATCTGTCCGCAGGGCATTTCTACGCCGTGCAGCCCATGACGGACCTGGGCCTCTACCCGGCGGGCGTAGCCCGAGCGAGCATCGCGCATTACACCAGCATGGAGGACGTGGAGCGGCTACTGAACGCGCTCCGGTGA